A window of Nocardiopsis sp. Huas11 genomic DNA:
GAGGCGCCCGGCCCCCTGTTCGCGGCGGGGATCGACCCCGTGGGGGCGCTCATCCCGGGCGTGGACGGGATCATGGTCCTGGACGTGCGCAACATCGGGGCGAGCACGGTCGAGGACGTCATCGCGCTCATCACCCTGCCCCCGGGCGTGACGATGATCGCCGACGGCGGCGCCGGGACGGCCGTGCCCGCCGCGGTGGGCGACGGCGACTGGAGCTGCGCGGTCGACGGGGACGGCGGCCGCTGCGTGCACGCGGGGATGGAGGCGGGCCAGGACGGCACCCAGTTCTTCGACGTGCGCGTGGCCCCCGACGCCGACCTCGGTGTTCCCGCCCGCGTGACCGTCTCCTCGGGGGACGTCACCGCCACCGCGACGGGCGAGCGGGGCGTGAGCCCGCACGGTGTGGCGGCGCGCTACGCGACGGCGGGGCGGGTCCGGGCCGAGAGCGTCGGCAACGCTCTGATGACCTGTGTCGAACCCGAGTCCCCGCACTGGCCCTGGCCCTGGTGGGGGTCCGGCGAGCCCGGGGTCGAGCCGCAGGAGCCGCCGGAGGTGCCCGGCCCCGGCGGGCAGGGCGAGGGCGACGGCGATGGGACCGCCGACGAGGACGGCGACGGCGACCTGCGGCGGCCCCCCGCGGACCCGGGCGGCCCCCTCGGCCTGGGGCAGGGGGAAACACCTGGGACGCCTGAGCAAAGCGATCCCCCCGGGGCGGACGTGACGCCGCAGACGCCGGATCACGAATCGGACAACGATGTGCCCGTGCCGCCCTCGGCGCCGACCGCCCCCTCCGTTCCCGAGAGTGACGGGTCCGAGGTGCCCGAGGCGGACGAGGACGCCTACGCCGACCCCTCCCCGCCGCCCGCCCCGGAGGTCGAGGAGGGCGCTGCGGACGGCCCCTGCGCCCAGGCCCGGGCCCGCCAGGGCGACCGCCGCGACAACGACCACTGGGAGATGGCCCCGCTGGACCGCGACTGGGATCCCACGACCACGGCGTCCAGTTCGGCGACCTGGCGGCTGCCCGAGGGCGGCTCCGTGCGCTGGGCCGGACTGTACTTCTCCGGCGCGGGCGCGCCCGACGCGGCCACGGCTCGGATCAAGGGCCCCGGTATGGCCTCCTACGCCGACGTCGCGGCCGCCGAGACCCGGGTCGCCGAGCTGCCCGGCTACCCCGCCTACCAGGCCTTCGCCGACGTCACGGACCTCGTGCGGGCCCAGGGCGGCGGTGAGTGGTGGGTGGCCGACGTCCCCGCGCGCGAGGGCCGCGCGGTCTACGCCGGCTGGAACCTGTTGGTCGTGATGGAGGATCCGGAGGTCGGCTCCTACAACCAGACCATGGTCCTGGACGCGGCCGGTGCGGTCTTCCAGGACCCGGCCGGGCTCGGCTTCCCGGTGTCGGGACTGCTGCCGTCGTCGGTCCCCGCCGTGGTCGACGTGACCGCCTGGGAGGGCGACGACGAGCTCTACGGCGACCAGCTGACCGTGGACGGCCGGGTGCTGATCCCGCGGGGGGAGTACGCGACGGGCGACAACGCCTTCGTCGGGTCGGCGCGCGGAGCGGTCGGCGACCCCATGGCGTTCGGGACCGACGTGCTCCGCACCGAGCCGGTCCTGGGACGCGAGTCGGAACTGCGGGTGGTCTCGGACGGGGACGCGGTCCTGGTCGGTGTCGTGGCGGTGACGGCGCCCATGCGAACGTAGGGGGCCGGTGGCGCCGTCGAGGTGACGCTCCGTGGGGGCGATGCGCCGGACACGAGGCCGAAAGTCGGCCATACGTAGTTGCTAAGTAACTCTTAGTATGTACAGGTGGCGCACAAAACCAGACGGATTTGGCTAGGCTGTGCCCCGGCCATGGATATGGCCCAGAGTCGATAGGGAAGGGGGCGGTGTCACGTGGACCGCTGCGCGTTGTTCGTCGACGCGGGGTACCTTCTCGCTGACGGCGCGATGGCCGTACACGGAACCCGCAACCGGGACTCCGTCTCCTGGGACTACTCCGGACTCGTCCAGTTCCTCAACGAGGTCGCGCGCGACCGCACGGGCCTG
This region includes:
- a CDS encoding sigma-70 family RNA polymerase sigma factor, whose product is MTDADGNHTEVLLGDAEIIKRVRSGDTGAYATLYERHAAASRGLARQLLRGDAEVEDAVAEAFTRVLSVIQRGAGPTDSFRPYLLTAVRNAAYDRGRGDKRQVVTDDMESYDSGEPFVDPALEGLERSLIARAFLSLPERWQSVLWHTEIEGIKPAEAAPILGMNANGVAALAYRAREGLRQAYLQMHLAGGAAPEACRPALNLLGAYVRGGLSKRDTAKVDGHMDGCADCREVYAELMDVNVGLRGVVLPIFVGVGAAGYLATTPGGAATGALWSRMSRRRQQVTAGAAAAAGMAVAIALALVGGQEPLREEETAPVAAPPGHAAPPDEPPPGAPADPPGVPPGAPADPPPGAPADPPAAQADAPEDADPPSVLSAVLPPADVPEDELPLEEAPGPLFAAGIDPVGALIPGVDGIMVLDVRNIGASTVEDVIALITLPPGVTMIADGGAGTAVPAAVGDGDWSCAVDGDGGRCVHAGMEAGQDGTQFFDVRVAPDADLGVPARVTVSSGDVTATATGERGVSPHGVAARYATAGRVRAESVGNALMTCVEPESPHWPWPWWGSGEPGVEPQEPPEVPGPGGQGEGDGDGTADEDGDGDLRRPPADPGGPLGLGQGETPGTPEQSDPPGADVTPQTPDHESDNDVPVPPSAPTAPSVPESDGSEVPEADEDAYADPSPPPAPEVEEGAADGPCAQARARQGDRRDNDHWEMAPLDRDWDPTTTASSSATWRLPEGGSVRWAGLYFSGAGAPDAATARIKGPGMASYADVAAAETRVAELPGYPAYQAFADVTDLVRAQGGGEWWVADVPAREGRAVYAGWNLLVVMEDPEVGSYNQTMVLDAAGAVFQDPAGLGFPVSGLLPSSVPAVVDVTAWEGDDELYGDQLTVDGRVLIPRGEYATGDNAFVGSARGAVGDPMAFGTDVLRTEPVLGRESELRVVSDGDAVLVGVVAVTAPMRT